From a region of the Solanum stenotomum isolate F172 chromosome 2, ASM1918654v1, whole genome shotgun sequence genome:
- the LOC125856637 gene encoding mediator of RNA polymerase II transcription subunit 15a-like: MDLTAAQTPGGASGGAMDSGDWRTQLPSGSRERIVNKITKELKRHIPFSGQDGESELMKIAVKFEEKVYNAATSQEDYLRKIAIKMLTMEIKSKDDVVEEVVVKKEQNSDVVGHKENVRVGENEES; this comes from the exons ATGGATTTGACGGCTGCTCAGACTCCGGGAGGTGCTTCCGGCGGAGCTATGGATTCCGGTGATTGGCGGACTCAACTACCGTCAGGTTCTCGTGAAAGGATTGTCAACAAGAT AACGAAGGAATTGAAGAGGCATATTCCATTCTCTGGGCAAGACGGAGAATCGGAGCTTATGAAAATTGCAGTGAAGTTTGAGGAAAAGGTATATAATGCTGCTACAAGTCAG GAAGATTATCTGAGGAAAATAGCTATCAAGATGCTGACAATGGAGATCAAATCAAAGGATGATGTCGTAGAGGAGGTGGTGGTTAAAAAGGAGCAAAACAGTGACGTTGTTGGACACAAAGAGAATGTCAGAGTTGGGGAAAATGag GAATCTTAG